The Pseudomonas putida nucleotide sequence GCCAGGTACGCCAGGCCGCCGACCTGGGAAGAGACGCCTTCCTTGTCCAGCTGCTCGTGCAGGGTCACCACGTCGAATGGCTGGTTGGCGTCGGCCAACTTGTGCACGGCACGGAAGATCAGGCGGTGGTCATGCCGGTAGAAATCGCCATCCGACACCTGGTCCAGCACCCGCTCCCAGGCATTGTTGTCCAGCATCAGGCCACCGAGCACGGCCTGTTCGGCCTCGATGGAATGCGGCGGCACCTTCAGGGCAGCGGTTTGCAGGTCGAGCTGTTCGGAGTTGGTGATCTCGTTCATGGCCACGAAAGAATTCTGGAGGATGAAAAAGACAAAGGGCACGGCCTGAATGAACAGGACCGTGCCCGATGTTAACCGGCTATCCCGTGAGGGACCACCAGTCAGCGCAGCTTAGGCAGCTACGACGACCACACGTACGGTGGCTTCAACGTCGCTGTGCAGGTGCACGGCTACGTCGTATTCGCCAACCTGACGGATGGTGCCGTTCGGCAGACGAACTTCAGCTTTGGCCACTTCAACGCCGGAGGCGGTCAGGGCGTCAGCGATGTCGTGGGTGCCGATCGAACCGAACAGCTTGCCTTCGTCGCCAGCGGTGGCAGTGATGGTCACTTCCAGCTCGGCCAGTTGGGCAGCACGGCTTTCAGCCGAAGCTTTACGGTCAGCAGCTGCTTTTTCCAGCTCGGCGCGACGCTCTTCGAACGCAGCCAGGTTGGCGGCGTTGGCAACGGTGGCCTTGCCGAATGGCAGCAGGAAGTTACGGCCGTAACCAGCCTTAACTTTAACTTTGTCGCCCAGGTTGCCCAGGTTAGCGACTTTTTCCAGCAGGATCAGTTCCATTTGGTAAAACCTCTTAACTTTTAACCTTCACCGTTCGCGGAGTCTTTCCCCGGAGGGGACTTGCGACCGCGAAAATCAATCAGGCTGTCGACAATGGCCAGGACCATCAGCAACGGGTAGATCAGCTGCATGATCAGCGGCAACGTCACGTACATGCCCACCAGCCAGAAACCGGCCAGTCGCCCCTGCGCCACAAGGCCGTGCATCAAGGCGATGCCAGCCAGCACCAGTACCAGGCTCGACGCCGATGCCAGGATGATGAACTGCGACCCGATAAACGGAGCCACCACCATCACTGCCACCAAGACCGCCATGGTCTGTTTCGGCAACTTCAGTTCG carries:
- the rplI gene encoding 50S ribosomal protein L9; its protein translation is MELILLEKVANLGNLGDKVKVKAGYGRNFLLPFGKATVANAANLAAFEERRAELEKAAADRKASAESRAAQLAELEVTITATAGDEGKLFGSIGTHDIADALTASGVEVAKAEVRLPNGTIRQVGEYDVAVHLHSDVEATVRVVVVAA